The DNA region ATTGACACCGTTCGATTAAGGCCGATTCACATTAAATATGCATTTTATAAAGAGGTGTTAATAAGCTATGACAATTTGCGAAGAATTGATGCAGCAAGCTTCTGCCAGTTACAGGCCGTTTCGGGAAGCGAAAACAGATCTGAGATAAGCATAAATACATCTTCTGCATTTTTGCCCTCCTGCCTTAAATATCTGATGGATGTTGAGCCCGCCGATTTGGATAGCTTTTTACCATCCGCTTCAAGCAATAGCGGATGATGATAAAATACGATATCATTAAAATCCTGCTTATACAACACAGCCGCCAACTGGATCTGAGCCAATGTTGACGCCCACAGATCTTCACCCCTCACAATCAGGTCAACGCCGTAAAACAGATCGTCAATAACAGAAGTAAGCTGATAAGCCGGGAAACCGTCTTTTTTCCTCACCACAAAATTTTCCATTTCGGCAGGTAGTTGTGTTCGGATAATTATACCGTCATAGCTTTTCACCTGCAATGCACGGGCATTATCTGTATGTAAGCGCCAGCTTGCTTCCGGAGTATTTAGGGGGATCTGCTTATCTAAACAAGTACAACGTCCTATTTCACTCATTTGCTTGCGCGAGCAGGTACAGGCAAAAACAAAACCACCTGCGGCTAACTGATCAAGGGCTTCATTATACAGATGCATCCGGTGAATTTGTGAAAACCGGGTTTCAAAATCATCGGCATCCCGCGGGCCTTCATCCCAGGGAATTTCTAAGAATCGGAGCGTATCAAAAATATCCGTTAAATATTCGCGGTTAACCCTTGCGCGGTCAAGGTCA from Mucilaginibacter sp. SJ includes:
- a CDS encoding glutamate--tRNA ligase family protein is translated as MTGAPTHFNKTRIAPTPSGFLHVGNILSFAITAALARKHGAKILLRIDDLDRARVNREYLTDIFDTLRFLEIPWDEGPRDADDFETRFSQIHRMHLYNEALDQLAAGGFVFACTCSRKQMSEIGRCTCLDKQIPLNTPEASWRLHTDNARALQVKSYDGIIIRTQLPAEMENFVVRKKDGFPAYQLTSVIDDLFYGVDLIVRGEDLWASTLAQIQLAAVLYKQDFNDIVFYHHPLLLEADGKKLSKSAGSTSIRYLRQEGKNAEDVFMLISDLFSLPETACNWQKLAASILRKLS